One genomic window of Salvelinus namaycush isolate Seneca unplaced genomic scaffold, SaNama_1.0 Scaffold120, whole genome shotgun sequence includes the following:
- the LOC120036084 gene encoding NLR family CARD domain-containing protein 3-like has product MDDSLQRAVVNHKDSLQRAVVNHKDSLRRRYECVIEGIETAGNQTPLNRIYTELYITEGEREGVNNEHEVWQLETASRTPTSHDTAIHCNDIFKPLPGQERSIRTVLTKGIAGIGKTVSVQKFILDWAEGKANQDVEIIFVLPFRELNLIKDLQYSLLRLLNDFHTELDIDNAEKLTACKAMFIFDGLDESRLPLDFQRNEKVSDVTQTSSVDVLLTNLIKGNLLPSALLWITSRPAATNQIPPECVDQVTEVRGFNDPQKEEYFRKRFGDEDLASRISSHIKTSRSLHIMCHIPVFCWISATVLEHMLSTDKRREMPTTLTEMSIHFLLIQTSLKNQKYHGRDEMDQEELMESDKEILLKLGKLAFENLEKGNLMFYEEDLKEAGLDVKEASVYSGVCTQIFKEESVLFQRVVYCFVHLSIQEFLSAVYMYHCYTTRNMDELKPFLKRKSRGASEELTLDELLKSTVDKALESKNGHLDLVVRFLHGISLESNQKLLRGLVTQTESSPESVQKTIRSLKVMQRKNISPERCINLFHCLIEMKDHSVQEVIEAYLRSENRSKNLSLAQCSALAYMLQISEEVLEVFNLKEYKTSEEGRRRLVPAVRGCRKAL; this is encoded by the exons A TGGATGACAGTCTGCAGAGAGCTGTAGTAAACCATAAAGACAGTCTGCAGAGAGCTGTAGTAAACCATAAAGACAGTCTGAGAAGGAGGTATGAATGTGTGATAGAAGGCATCGAAACAGCAGGGAACCAAACTCCCCTCAACAGGatttacacagagctctacatcacagaaggagagagggaaggggttaACAATGAACATGAGGTGTGGCAGCTAGAGACAGCATCCAGGACACCAACCTCACATGACACAGCAATCCACTGCAATGACATCTTTAAACCCTTACCTGGCCAAGAGAGAAgcatcagaactgtgctgacgaAGGGCATCGCTGGCATCGGAAAAactgtctctgtgcagaagttcatccTAGACTGGGCTGAAGGGAAGGCAAACCAAGATGTGGAGATCATATTTGTGCTTCCTTTCCGGGAGCTGAACTTGATCAAAGATCTCCAGTACAGTCTTCTCAGACTTTTAAATGACTTCCACACAgaactagacatagacaatgcAGAGAAACTCACTGCCTGTAAAGCtatgttcatctttgatggtttGGATGAAAGCAGACTTCCATTGGATTTCCAGCGCAACGAAAAGGTGTCTGATGTCACCCAGACATCATCTGTTGATGTTCTGCTGACCAACCTCATCAAGgggaatctgcttccctctgctctcctatGGATAACCTCCCGACCAGCAGCAACCAATCAGATCCCCCCTGAGTGTGtagaccaggtgacagaggtacgggggttcaatgacccacagaaggaggagtacttcaggaagagatttggggatgaggacctggccagcagaatcagctcacacataaagacatcaaggagcctccacatcatgtgtcacattccagtcttctgttggatttctgcaacagtccttgaacacatgttgagtacagacaagaggagagagatgcCCACCACTCTGACTGAGATGTCCATACACTTCCTGCTCATTCAGACCAGCCTGAAGAACCAGAAGTATCATGGAAGAGATGAGATGGATCAAGAGGAGCTCATGGAGTCAGATAAGGAAATTCTTCTGAAGCTGGGGAAGCTGGCGTTTGAAAATCTGGAGAAGGGTAATCTCAtgttctatgaagaagacctgaaagaggctggcctTGATGTCAaagaagcctcagtgtactcaggagtgTGCACACAAATCTTTAAAGAAGAGTCTGTGTTATTTCAGAGAgtggtgtactgctttgttcatctgagcattcaggagtttctctCGGCTGTCTACATGTACCATTGTTACACAACCAGGAACATGGATGAACTGAAGCCCTTCCTCAAGAGAAAGTCTAGAGGTGCGTCTGAAGAGCTAACTTTGGATGAGCTGCTGAAGAGTACCGTGGATAAAGCCTTGGAGAGTAAGAATGGACACCTGGACCTTGTCGTCCGCTTCCTTCATGGCAtttcactggagtccaatcagaaacTCCTACGAGGTCTGGTGACACAGACAGAAAGCAGTCCAGAGAGCGTCCAGAAAACAATCCGATCCCTTAAGGTGATGCAGAGGAAGAACATCTCCCCTGAGAGGTGCATCAATCTCTTCCACTGTCTGATAGAGATGAAAGACCATTCAGTACAGGAAGTAATCGAAGCGTACTTGAGGTCAGAGAACAGATCCAAAAACCTCTCCCTTGCTCAGTGTTCAGCGCTGGCCTACATGCTGCAGATATCAGAGGAGGTTCTGGAGGTGTTTAACCTGAAGGAATACAAGACATCAGAGGAGGGTCGTAGGAGACTGGTCCCAGCTGTGAGAGGCTGCAGGAAAGCTCTGTAA